One region of Oxalobacteraceae bacterium OTU3CAMAD1 genomic DNA includes:
- the rfbG gene encoding CDP-glucose 4,6-dehydratase: MTPSFWQGKRVFLTGHTGFKGSWLSLWLQQLGAHVTGFALAPSQPSLFDTAQVGAGMTSIIGDIRDGAALRDAMLEARPEIVIHMAAQALVRYSYANPVETYATNVMGLVNFFEAVRNTPGIKAVVNVTSDKCYENKEWAWGYRENEAFGGYDPYSNSKACAELVTAGYRSSFFNPEKYAEHGVALASGRAGNVIGGGDWAEDRLIPDMVRAIAAGKPVRIRSPHAIRPWQHVLEPLSGYLTLAEHLYTHGAAYAEGFNFGPHDIDARPVEWIISRLCESWGDGAGWELDQAPQPHEAHYLKLDCSKARGRLHWQPRWHLGHTIDMIVGWHKAHAARADMRAFTLAQIDTYQNTAHI, encoded by the coding sequence ATGACCCCGTCCTTCTGGCAGGGCAAACGGGTATTCCTGACCGGTCATACCGGCTTCAAAGGCAGCTGGCTTAGCCTGTGGCTGCAGCAACTGGGCGCGCACGTCACCGGCTTCGCGCTGGCGCCGAGCCAACCGAGCCTGTTCGACACCGCGCAAGTGGGCGCCGGCATGACCTCCATCATCGGCGACATCCGCGACGGCGCCGCGCTGCGCGACGCCATGCTGGAGGCGCGGCCGGAGATCGTCATCCACATGGCGGCGCAGGCGCTGGTGCGCTACTCGTACGCCAACCCGGTCGAGACCTACGCCACCAACGTCATGGGCCTGGTGAACTTCTTCGAAGCGGTGCGCAACACGCCGGGCATCAAGGCGGTGGTCAACGTCACCAGCGACAAGTGCTACGAAAACAAGGAGTGGGCCTGGGGCTACCGCGAGAACGAAGCCTTCGGCGGCTACGACCCATATAGCAACAGCAAGGCCTGCGCCGAACTGGTGACGGCCGGCTACCGCTCGTCGTTCTTCAATCCGGAAAAATACGCCGAGCATGGCGTGGCGCTCGCCTCGGGCCGCGCCGGCAACGTGATCGGCGGCGGCGACTGGGCCGAAGACCGTTTGATTCCCGACATGGTGCGCGCCATCGCCGCCGGCAAGCCGGTGCGCATCCGCAGCCCGCACGCGATCCGTCCGTGGCAGCATGTGCTGGAGCCGCTGTCCGGCTACCTGACCCTGGCCGAGCACCTTTACACGCACGGCGCGGCGTACGCCGAAGGCTTCAACTTCGGGCCGCACGACATCGACGCCCGCCCGGTCGAATGGATCATCTCGCGCCTGTGCGAGAGCTGGGGCGACGGCGCCGGCTGGGAGCTGGACCAGGCGCCGCAACCGCACGAGGCGCACTACCTCAAGCTCGATTGTTCCAAGGCGCGCGGCCGTTTGCACTGGCAGCCGCGCTGGCACCTGGGCCACACCATCGACATGATCGTCGGCTGGCACAAGGCGCACGCCGCCAGGGCCGACATGCGCGCCTTCACCCTGGCGCAAATCGACACCTATCAAAACACCGCACACATCTAA
- the rfbH gene encoding lipopolysaccharide biosynthesis protein RfbH, which translates to MSEAKTKEQLRAEINKLVAEYGALASVPKAFEPGVTVIPPAGKVVGAPEMELMVEASLDAWLTTGRFNDQFEAKLAKMIGVDFLITVNSGSSANLVAFNTLTSPKLGPRAIQPGDEVIGVAAGFPTTVNPIIQFGAIPVFVDVELGTYNIDVTKLEAAISPKTKAIMLAHTLGNPYNLDVIVAICKKYNLWLIEDCCDALGSTYDGKMVGTFGDIGTMSFYPAHHITMGEGGAVFTNNAELKMIAESFRDWGRDCYCPPGKDNTCGKRFCQCFGTLPAGYDHKYTYSHLGYNLKITDMQAACGLAQIDRAAGFIQARKDNFAYLTERLQSCAEFLILPVATENSDPSWFGFPMTLKPEANVARVDLLTYLDQHKIGTRLLFAGNLTRQPYMIGRNYRVSGDLTNTDRVMNDTFWIGVFPGLTREMLDFTIEKLEAFFGVNF; encoded by the coding sequence ATGAGCGAAGCAAAAACCAAAGAACAACTCCGCGCGGAGATCAACAAGCTGGTGGCCGAATACGGCGCGCTGGCCAGCGTGCCGAAGGCCTTCGAGCCCGGCGTGACGGTGATCCCGCCGGCCGGCAAAGTGGTCGGCGCGCCGGAAATGGAACTGATGGTCGAAGCTTCGCTCGACGCCTGGCTGACCACCGGCCGCTTCAACGACCAGTTCGAGGCCAAGCTGGCCAAGATGATCGGCGTGGACTTCCTCATCACCGTCAATTCCGGCTCGTCGGCCAACCTGGTCGCGTTCAATACCCTGACCTCGCCGAAGCTGGGACCGCGCGCGATCCAGCCGGGCGATGAAGTGATCGGCGTGGCCGCCGGCTTCCCCACCACCGTCAACCCGATCATCCAGTTCGGCGCGATTCCGGTGTTCGTGGACGTGGAGCTGGGCACCTACAACATCGACGTCACCAAGCTGGAAGCGGCGATCTCGCCGAAAACCAAGGCCATCATGCTGGCCCACACGCTGGGCAATCCGTACAACCTGGACGTGATCGTCGCGATCTGCAAAAAGTACAACCTGTGGCTGATCGAGGATTGCTGCGACGCGCTGGGCTCCACCTACGACGGCAAGATGGTCGGCACCTTCGGCGACATCGGCACCATGTCGTTCTACCCGGCCCACCACATCACGATGGGCGAAGGCGGCGCCGTCTTCACCAACAACGCCGAACTGAAAATGATCGCCGAGTCGTTCCGCGACTGGGGCCGCGATTGCTACTGCCCACCGGGCAAGGACAACACCTGCGGCAAGCGTTTCTGCCAGTGCTTCGGCACCCTGCCGGCCGGCTATGACCACAAGTATACCTACAGCCATTTGGGCTACAACCTGAAGATCACCGACATGCAGGCCGCCTGCGGCCTGGCGCAGATCGACCGCGCGGCAGGCTTCATCCAGGCCCGGAAGGACAACTTCGCCTACCTGACCGAACGCCTGCAATCGTGCGCCGAGTTCCTGATCCTGCCGGTGGCGACCGAGAATTCCGACCCGTCGTGGTTCGGTTTCCCGATGACCCTCAAGCCGGAAGCGAACGTAGCTCGGGTCGACCTGCTCACCTACCTGGACCAGCACAAGATCGGCACCCGCCTGCTGTTCGCCGGTAACCTGACGCGCCAGCCGTACATGATCGGCCGTAACTACCGCGTCTCCGGCGACCTGACCAACACCGACCGCGTGATGAACGACACCTTCTGGATCGGCGTCTTCCCTGGCCTGACCCGCGAGATGCTGGACTTTACGATTGAAAAACTGGAAGCCTTCTTTGGCGTGAACTTCTAA
- a CDS encoding thiamine pyrophosphate-binding protein: MSDNKIKVAELLAEALENLGIEHAFGIIGAGNVHLFEAISRRGFTEIVCVHHEQAACMAVQTYYRTSGKLAAALLTTGAGSTNGVTGVVSAWADSIPCVVIAGNENSKFCFPENPLRMWGVQGYDSCQMVEKVSKYQMRVTKFERAVYELEKGVHIALEGRPGPTWIEIPMDIQAGRIDPATMEHFVAPPAVDYLTAAVAAQVDSVIAALAKAERPVLWLGNGIRLAGAEAKIKPLLDKSGSPALVSWAGIDMIDSSHPQVFGRAGVYGQRAANFILQNSDYVLAIGTRLAIPQIGYDINELARLARIDVVDIDSDEAAKHAKRAQEVVVCDARVFIDALLARLESTTVAPKTEWIAKCRAYEEQFPWVGEEHADPEGFINSYRFMERLNGFFKDDQVVVTDMGTALLSGHQVLRFKEGQRFMTSTGLGEMGYGLPAALGVSFANDRGEVMCLNCDGGMMMNLQELQTVVHHNLPIKLFIFNNDGYLMIKHTQKSLFKGGYVGTDRKSGVSCPDFSKLATAFGMPSYQIRSWDECDATLAAVQAATGPVICEVFMHPQQVFSPKLGVVARADGTLVSPPLEDLSPLLPREVLEQAMIDGMHEKSKTL, encoded by the coding sequence ATGAGCGACAACAAGATCAAGGTCGCCGAACTGCTGGCCGAAGCCCTGGAAAACCTCGGCATCGAGCACGCCTTCGGGATCATCGGCGCCGGCAATGTGCATCTGTTCGAAGCGATCTCGCGCCGTGGTTTCACGGAGATCGTCTGCGTCCACCACGAGCAGGCCGCCTGCATGGCGGTGCAGACCTACTACCGCACCAGCGGCAAGCTGGCCGCAGCGCTCCTGACCACCGGCGCAGGTTCGACCAACGGCGTCACCGGCGTGGTATCGGCATGGGCCGACTCGATCCCGTGCGTCGTCATCGCCGGCAACGAGAACTCGAAGTTCTGCTTCCCGGAGAATCCGCTGCGCATGTGGGGCGTGCAGGGTTACGACTCGTGCCAGATGGTGGAAAAGGTCAGCAAATACCAGATGCGCGTGACCAAATTCGAACGCGCCGTCTACGAACTGGAAAAAGGCGTGCATATCGCGCTCGAGGGCCGTCCGGGTCCGACCTGGATCGAGATCCCGATGGACATCCAGGCCGGCCGCATCGATCCCGCCACGATGGAGCACTTCGTCGCGCCGCCGGCCGTCGACTACCTGACCGCCGCCGTCGCCGCGCAGGTCGACAGCGTGATCGCCGCGCTGGCAAAGGCCGAACGTCCGGTGCTGTGGCTCGGCAACGGCATCCGCCTGGCCGGCGCCGAAGCGAAGATCAAGCCGCTGCTGGACAAATCCGGCTCGCCGGCGCTGGTCTCGTGGGCGGGCATCGACATGATCGATTCGTCGCACCCGCAGGTGTTCGGCCGCGCCGGCGTCTACGGCCAGCGCGCCGCCAACTTCATTTTGCAAAACAGCGACTACGTGCTCGCCATCGGCACCCGCCTGGCGATCCCGCAGATCGGCTACGACATCAATGAGCTGGCGCGCCTGGCCCGCATCGACGTGGTCGACATCGACAGCGACGAAGCGGCCAAGCACGCCAAGCGCGCGCAGGAAGTCGTCGTCTGCGACGCCCGCGTCTTCATCGACGCGCTGCTGGCGCGTTTGGAGTCCACCACCGTCGCGCCGAAGACCGAATGGATCGCCAAGTGCCGCGCCTACGAGGAGCAGTTCCCGTGGGTGGGCGAGGAACACGCCGACCCGGAAGGGTTCATCAACTCCTACCGCTTCATGGAGCGCCTGAACGGCTTCTTCAAGGACGACCAGGTGGTGGTGACCGACATGGGCACCGCGCTGCTAAGCGGGCATCAGGTGCTGCGCTTCAAGGAAGGCCAGCGCTTCATGACCTCCACCGGACTCGGTGAAATGGGCTACGGCCTGCCGGCCGCGCTGGGCGTCTCCTTCGCCAACGACCGTGGGGAAGTCATGTGCCTGAACTGCGACGGCGGCATGATGATGAATTTGCAGGAGCTGCAAACGGTGGTCCACCACAACCTGCCGATCAAGCTGTTCATCTTCAACAACGACGGCTACCTGATGATCAAGCACACGCAGAAGTCGCTGTTCAAGGGCGGCTACGTGGGCACCGACCGCAAGTCCGGCGTCTCCTGTCCGGACTTCTCCAAGCTGGCCACCGCCTTCGGCATGCCGTCGTACCAAATACGCAGCTGGGACGAGTGCGACGCCACCCTGGCGGCGGTGCAGGCGGCCACCGGGCCGGTGATCTGCGAAGTGTTCATGCATCCGCAGCAGGTGTTCTCGCCGAAGTTGGGCGTGGTCGCGCGCGCCGACGGCACCTTGGTGTCGCCGCCGCTGGAAGACCTTTCGCCGCTGCTGCCGCGCGAGGTGCTGGAGCAGGCCATGATCGATGGCATGCACGAAAAATCGAAGACGCTGTAA
- a CDS encoding acetaldehyde dehydrogenase (acetylating): protein MTSSDKLKIAIIGSGNIGTDLMIKVMRSKHLVCTLFAGRNFNSAGMKRASQLGVPISDRGIEAILANPSICDVVFDATSAQAHIGHWAALDKLGKTVIDMTPAKLGEFCIPAINAQGTLDAGGRNINMITCGGQSSIPIAAAIGQVHADIEYVEVASSIASRSAGPATRANLDEYIETTEDALQRFSGAQRAKAILILNPANPPIDMQTTIYAKIANPDLPAIRASVEAMVAQLKTYVPGYALVVPPTVEGGRVVTTIKVVGAGDYLPQYAGNLDIINCAAIAMAEMIAAARHEKNTEERKHG, encoded by the coding sequence ATGACAAGCTCCGACAAACTGAAAATAGCCATCATCGGGTCCGGCAATATCGGCACCGATCTGATGATCAAGGTGATGCGCTCCAAGCATTTGGTGTGCACGCTGTTCGCCGGGCGCAATTTCAATTCGGCCGGCATGAAGCGCGCCAGCCAGCTGGGCGTGCCCATCTCGGACCGCGGCATCGAGGCCATCCTCGCCAATCCGTCGATCTGCGACGTGGTGTTCGACGCCACCTCGGCCCAGGCCCACATCGGCCACTGGGCCGCGCTGGATAAACTGGGCAAGACCGTGATCGACATGACCCCGGCCAAGCTGGGCGAATTCTGCATCCCGGCCATCAACGCCCAGGGCACGCTCGACGCGGGCGGCCGCAATATCAACATGATCACCTGCGGCGGCCAGTCGTCGATTCCCATCGCCGCCGCCATCGGCCAGGTGCACGCCGATATCGAATACGTCGAAGTGGCGTCGAGCATCGCCTCGCGCTCGGCCGGCCCGGCCACGCGCGCCAACCTGGACGAATACATCGAGACCACCGAGGACGCGCTGCAGCGCTTCTCCGGCGCCCAGCGCGCCAAGGCGATCCTGATCCTGAACCCGGCCAATCCGCCGATTGACATGCAGACCACGATCTACGCCAAGATCGCCAATCCGGACCTGCCGGCGATCCGCGCCTCGGTCGAGGCCATGGTCGCCCAACTGAAGACCTATGTGCCGGGCTACGCCCTGGTGGTGCCGCCCACCGTCGAGGGCGGGCGCGTCGTCACCACCATCAAGGTGGTCGGCGCCGGCGACTACCTGCCGCAATACGCGGGCAACCTGGATATCATCAACTGCGCCGCCATCGCGATGGCGGAAATGATCGCCGCCGCCCGTCATGAAAAAAACACCGAGGAGCGCAAGCATGGCTAA
- the dmpG gene encoding 4-hydroxy-2-oxovalerate aldolase, whose protein sequence is MAKKILISDPTLRDGNHAVRHQLSREAFIAYCQAAEAARVPIIEVGHGNGLGASSMLVGECRLTDDEILTVTREHLKNTRLGIHVIPGFCTIKKDLSRAVELGVDLFRVASHCTEADITDRHIHYVRQAGKEAWGILMMSHMATPATLLEEAKKMESYGAEAIVIMDSAGAYFPDDVKERISTLVNGLSIPVGFHGHNNLGMAVINSVAAVNEGATIIDGTIRGFGAGAGNTQLEVLVAVFERLGFETGIDLYKILDAADIAEKEFNPVAPSISPLSIVSGLAGVFSGFAKPVAQAAKDYQVDPRDIFFGLGKRNAVAGQESLIIEVARDLAEKNAAALKG, encoded by the coding sequence ATGGCTAAGAAAATCCTGATCAGCGATCCGACCCTGCGCGACGGCAACCACGCCGTGCGCCACCAGTTGAGCCGCGAAGCCTTCATCGCCTACTGCCAGGCCGCCGAAGCGGCGCGCGTGCCGATCATCGAGGTTGGCCACGGCAACGGCCTGGGTGCCTCGTCGATGCTGGTCGGCGAATGCCGGCTGACCGACGACGAGATCCTGACGGTCACCCGCGAGCACCTGAAGAACACCCGCCTGGGCATCCACGTGATCCCCGGCTTCTGCACCATCAAGAAGGATTTGTCGCGCGCCGTCGAACTGGGCGTGGACCTGTTCCGCGTCGCCTCGCACTGCACCGAGGCCGACATCACCGACCGCCACATCCACTACGTGCGCCAGGCCGGCAAGGAAGCGTGGGGCATCCTGATGATGAGCCACATGGCGACGCCGGCCACCCTGCTGGAGGAAGCCAAGAAGATGGAGTCCTACGGCGCCGAGGCGATCGTTATCATGGATTCGGCCGGGGCCTACTTCCCGGACGACGTCAAGGAACGCATCTCCACGCTGGTCAACGGCTTGTCGATCCCGGTCGGCTTCCACGGCCATAACAACCTGGGCATGGCTGTCATCAACTCGGTCGCCGCCGTCAACGAAGGCGCCACCATCATCGACGGCACCATCCGCGGCTTCGGCGCCGGCGCCGGCAACACCCAGCTCGAAGTGCTGGTGGCGGTGTTCGAACGCCTCGGCTTCGAGACCGGCATCGACTTGTACAAGATCCTCGACGCGGCCGACATCGCAGAGAAGGAATTCAATCCGGTGGCGCCGTCGATTTCGCCGCTGTCGATCGTCTCCGGCCTGGCCGGCGTGTTCTCGGGCTTCGCCAAGCCGGTCGCGCAGGCGGCCAAGGACTACCAGGTCGACCCGCGCGACATCTTCTTCGGCCTGGGCAAGCGCAACGCGGTGGCCGGGCAGGAAAGCCTGATCATCGAGGTGGCGCGCGACCTCGCCGAGAAAAACGCAGCAGCTTTGAAAGGTTAA
- a CDS encoding NAD(P)-dependent oxidoreductase — protein sequence MADPHFAEMRQDALAACADQPEIRAALARQHIAVTGGTGFLGTWIAEVVAALNDEYQLGITLDLYARNITEWQQRYPHLAGRLDIRARSQDVRSSFEFARSTSYVIHAAGIPNNRVHASDPLRVFQTTVSGIANALEAASQLDGLLRFVNVSSCLVAGPPQRPGPLSESDCFPLPAGQLHTVYADAKRAAEMTAAIFRSQYRLPVSTVRPFTLTGAYQELDRPWAINNFLRDVLTGGEIRIHGDGSARRSYLYGSDAAWWTLAALVKGVDGEVYNLGSATPVTHNELVRLIGERVSPRPRVALNTAQKNLTERQRQGDDLYPDLSFTERRLGVRESRTLEETVDKAYRWFAEPRTQQGS from the coding sequence ATGGCCGACCCACACTTTGCCGAAATGCGCCAGGACGCCCTGGCCGCCTGCGCCGACCAGCCGGAAATCCGCGCCGCGCTGGCGCGCCAGCACATCGCCGTCACCGGCGGCACCGGCTTCCTCGGCACCTGGATCGCCGAAGTGGTCGCCGCGCTCAACGACGAATACCAGCTCGGCATCACGCTCGACCTCTACGCCCGCAACATCACGGAATGGCAGCAGCGCTATCCGCACCTGGCCGGACGGCTGGATATCCGCGCGCGCTCGCAGGACGTGCGCTCCTCGTTCGAATTCGCGCGCAGCACCAGCTACGTGATCCACGCGGCCGGCATTCCCAACAACCGGGTGCACGCCTCCGACCCGCTGCGGGTGTTCCAGACCACCGTGTCCGGCATCGCCAACGCGCTGGAGGCGGCCTCGCAGCTCGACGGCCTGCTGCGCTTCGTCAACGTCAGCTCCTGCCTGGTGGCCGGTCCGCCGCAGCGCCCCGGCCCATTGAGCGAGAGCGACTGCTTCCCGCTGCCGGCCGGCCAGCTGCACACCGTCTACGCCGACGCCAAGCGCGCCGCCGAAATGACGGCGGCGATTTTCCGCAGCCAGTACCGCTTGCCCGTATCGACGGTGCGCCCCTTCACGCTGACCGGCGCTTATCAAGAGCTGGACCGCCCGTGGGCGATCAACAACTTCCTGCGCGACGTGTTGACCGGCGGCGAGATCCGCATCCACGGCGACGGCAGCGCGCGCCGCAGCTACCTGTATGGCAGCGACGCCGCCTGGTGGACCTTGGCGGCGCTGGTCAAGGGCGTCGACGGCGAGGTGTATAACCTCGGCAGCGCCACCCCGGTCACCCACAATGAGCTGGTCCGCCTGATCGGCGAGCGCGTCTCGCCGCGTCCACGCGTGGCGCTCAACACCGCGCAGAAAAACCTCACCGAGCGCCAGCGCCAGGGCGACGACCTGTACCCGGACCTGAGCTTCACCGAACGCCGGCTCGGCGTGCGCGAAAGCCGCACGCTGGAGGAAACCGTCGACAAGGCCTACCGCTGGTTCGCCGAACCGCGCACCCAGCAAGGTTCCTGA
- a CDS encoding NAD-dependent epimerase/dehydratase family protein: MTSSLPEANAIIRADLEAIAAADLPWEDLRGKTVMVSGGAGFLAAYVVKALLAASRLRGLELRVVCVVRRAAGVATRLGGCIGAPDFSVFEHDIGLPPPADFPAADVIIHAASQASPKFYGVDPVGTLLANSSGTQYLLEHARRHQARFLFFSSGEVYGVPREPQRAVAETDYGYLDPMNVRACYGESKRMGEAMCVAWAKQYGLHASVVRPFHTYGPGMALDDGRVFADFVADVVVGRDIVLNSDGAALRPFCYIADATIGFLTVLLRGASAEAYNVGNPDAELSIRDLATLLAGLYPERGIGTRFNVAPASNAYLASPIARSCPAIEKVAALGWSPSTGVAQGFRRTIDSFLQSQTPASPQAST, translated from the coding sequence ATGACGTCATCCCTGCCCGAAGCCAATGCTATCATCCGCGCCGACCTGGAGGCGATCGCCGCCGCCGATCTGCCGTGGGAGGACCTGCGCGGCAAGACGGTGATGGTCAGCGGCGGCGCCGGCTTCCTGGCGGCCTATGTGGTCAAGGCACTGCTGGCGGCCAGCCGCCTGCGCGGCCTGGAGCTGCGCGTCGTGTGCGTGGTGCGCCGCGCCGCCGGCGTGGCGACTCGCCTGGGCGGCTGCATCGGCGCGCCGGATTTTTCCGTGTTCGAGCATGACATAGGCCTGCCACCGCCGGCCGACTTCCCGGCCGCAGACGTGATCATCCACGCCGCCAGCCAGGCCAGCCCCAAATTCTATGGCGTCGATCCGGTCGGCACCCTGCTGGCCAATTCCAGCGGCACCCAGTACCTGCTGGAGCACGCGCGCCGCCACCAGGCGCGCTTCCTGTTCTTCAGCAGCGGCGAGGTGTATGGCGTGCCGCGCGAACCGCAGCGCGCCGTCGCCGAAACCGACTACGGCTACCTCGATCCGATGAACGTGCGCGCCTGCTACGGCGAAAGCAAGCGCATGGGCGAAGCCATGTGCGTCGCGTGGGCCAAGCAATACGGCCTGCACGCCAGCGTGGTGCGGCCCTTCCACACTTATGGTCCCGGCATGGCGCTCGACGACGGCCGCGTGTTCGCCGATTTCGTCGCCGACGTCGTAGTCGGGCGCGACATCGTGCTCAATAGCGACGGCGCCGCGCTGCGGCCGTTCTGCTACATCGCCGACGCCACCATCGGCTTCCTGACGGTGCTGCTGCGCGGCGCCAGCGCCGAGGCCTACAACGTCGGCAACCCGGACGCCGAGTTGTCGATCCGCGACCTGGCCACCCTGCTGGCGGGCCTGTATCCGGAACGCGGCATCGGCACGCGCTTCAACGTGGCGCCGGCCAGCAACGCCTACCTGGCCAGTCCGATCGCCCGCTCCTGCCCCGCGATCGAGAAGGTGGCGGCGCTGGGCTGGTCGCCGTCGACCGGCGTCGCGCAGGGCTTCCGCCGCACCATCGATTCCTTCCTGCAGTCCCAGACGCCGGCCTCCCCGCAGGCTTCCACCTAA
- a CDS encoding FkbM family methyltransferase: MIKLNDTLAQFQAGAIDKPTYIRTMFEEHHAALFDYSGYLAQTNVKKIEIEDGRVIMTSRDRGVRISCSPVDFRIAPVETLNFFDYEKEESSMMENLVADGDNFFDIGANIGWYSINIAASRRRTNVYAFEPIPTTYASLTTNLSLNACANVKAHNFGLSSQAGEFTYYYYPEGSGNASAVNLTGRDDIATAQCKVRTLDDFTAETGTRVDFIKCDVEGAELLVFQGGHATIARDKPAVLAEILRKWSAKFNYDPNEIFTLFRNLGYQSFTAQGGRLLPFAAMDENTVANNFFFLHPERHAELIRRYAQPA, translated from the coding sequence ATGATCAAACTGAACGACACTTTGGCCCAATTCCAGGCCGGCGCCATCGACAAGCCAACCTATATCCGCACCATGTTCGAGGAGCACCACGCGGCGCTGTTCGATTACTCCGGCTATCTGGCGCAGACCAACGTCAAGAAGATCGAGATCGAGGACGGCCGCGTCATCATGACCTCGCGCGACCGTGGCGTGCGCATCTCCTGCAGCCCGGTCGATTTCCGCATCGCGCCGGTGGAGACGCTCAACTTCTTCGACTACGAAAAAGAAGAATCGAGCATGATGGAAAACCTGGTGGCCGACGGCGACAACTTCTTCGACATCGGCGCCAACATCGGCTGGTACTCGATCAACATCGCCGCCTCGCGCCGCCGCACCAACGTGTACGCGTTCGAGCCGATTCCGACCACCTACGCCTCGCTGACCACCAACCTGTCGCTGAACGCCTGCGCCAACGTCAAGGCGCACAACTTCGGCCTGTCCAGCCAGGCCGGTGAATTCACCTATTACTACTACCCGGAAGGCTCGGGCAACGCCTCGGCCGTCAACCTGACGGGCCGCGACGACATCGCCACCGCCCAGTGCAAGGTACGCACCTTGGACGACTTCACCGCCGAAACGGGCACCCGCGTCGACTTCATCAAGTGCGACGTCGAGGGCGCCGAGCTGCTGGTGTTCCAGGGCGGCCACGCGACCATCGCGCGCGACAAGCCGGCCGTGCTGGCCGAGATCCTGCGCAAGTGGTCCGCCAAGTTCAACTACGATCCGAACGAGATCTTCACCTTGTTCCGCAACCTGGGCTACCAGTCGTTCACGGCCCAGGGCGGGCGCCTGCTGCCGTTCGCCGCGATGGACGAGAACACCGTCGCCAACAACTTCTTCTTCCTGCATCCGGAACGCCACGCCGAACTGATACGCCGCTACGCGCAGCCGGCTTGA